In the Vibrio gigantis genome, one interval contains:
- a CDS encoding GlcG/HbpS family heme-binding protein translates to MLNQKIVQQLVYSALDIAGHNDQAIAVSVCDTHGELLAFSRMDNVSVQAGLLAQNKAYTSARDRQPSGNLGAWARETGKDLSYWTDSRITGFKGGVPIIQKGHVIGALGISGLSEDDDEALAEKVIQLVL, encoded by the coding sequence ATGTTGAATCAAAAAATAGTACAGCAACTTGTGTACAGTGCACTCGACATTGCAGGGCACAACGACCAAGCGATTGCGGTGAGTGTGTGTGATACACATGGCGAACTGCTTGCGTTTTCTCGAATGGACAACGTCAGCGTACAGGCAGGTTTGTTAGCTCAAAACAAAGCCTATACCTCGGCACGAGACAGACAACCGAGTGGCAATTTAGGTGCTTGGGCAAGAGAAACGGGCAAAGACTTGAGTTATTGGACGGACTCGAGAATTACTGGCTTCAAAGGTGGGGTTCCAATTATCCAGAAAGGGCATGTGATAGGTGCACTTGGTATCAGCGGATTAAGCGAAGATGACGATGAAGCATTAGCAGAGAAAGTCATTCAACTTGTGCTCTAA
- a CDS encoding L-cystine transporter: MSFSAIAALAVFTGILFFLYGQQKKENTLSRLVLLGLVFGSAFGLGLQLLFGEGNPVIKETLDWVNIVGRGYVGLLKMVIMPLVLVSMIAAVVKLEKGGSLGKISGITISVLLATTAISAIVGIVVTQAFGLSAEGLTEGARETARIATLESRIGSVSDLTIPQMLVSFIPTNPFADLTGARSTSIIAVVIFGVLTGIAARKVMAEKEELESPIRTFVEAAQSIVMRLVKMIMALTPYGIAALMAKVVATSSASDILSLLGFIVASYVAILLMFVVHGVLVSFVGVNPKEYFQKIWPVLTFAFTSRSSAATIPLNVEAQITKLNVPPAIANLSASFGATIGQNGCAGIYPAMLAVMVAPTVGINPMDINFILSLIAIITVSSFGIAGVGGGATFAALIVLPAMGLPVTIAALLISIEPLIDMARTALNVSGAMTAGTITSRLLGKKDKQQDLEQANA, encoded by the coding sequence ATGTCATTTTCAGCTATCGCTGCCTTAGCGGTATTCACTGGTATCCTCTTCTTTCTCTACGGACAGCAGAAAAAAGAAAACACGTTGTCGCGCTTAGTTCTATTGGGTTTAGTTTTCGGTAGTGCTTTTGGTCTTGGTCTTCAGCTGCTATTTGGCGAAGGTAATCCTGTTATCAAAGAGACACTAGACTGGGTAAATATTGTCGGTCGTGGTTACGTTGGTCTACTGAAAATGGTGATCATGCCATTGGTATTGGTTTCAATGATTGCAGCCGTTGTGAAGCTTGAAAAAGGCGGTTCACTAGGCAAAATCTCTGGTATCACAATCTCTGTATTGCTAGCAACCACAGCGATTTCTGCAATTGTTGGTATTGTAGTGACTCAGGCATTCGGTCTATCTGCTGAAGGCTTAACAGAAGGTGCTCGCGAAACAGCGCGTATCGCAACACTTGAAAGCCGCATCGGCAGCGTTTCAGACTTAACGATTCCACAAATGCTGGTTAGCTTCATTCCGACTAACCCATTTGCAGACCTAACAGGCGCTCGCTCTACGTCTATCATCGCTGTGGTTATCTTTGGTGTACTAACGGGTATTGCTGCTCGTAAAGTGATGGCTGAGAAAGAGGAACTAGAATCACCAATTCGCACCTTCGTTGAAGCGGCTCAATCTATCGTAATGCGCTTAGTGAAGATGATCATGGCACTAACGCCATACGGCATCGCAGCGTTAATGGCGAAAGTAGTCGCAACATCAAGTGCTTCTGACATTCTAAGCCTACTGGGGTTCATCGTTGCATCTTACGTTGCGATTCTACTGATGTTCGTGGTTCACGGTGTGTTGGTTTCTTTTGTTGGCGTAAACCCTAAAGAATACTTCCAAAAGATCTGGCCAGTTCTAACGTTCGCTTTCACTTCACGTAGTTCTGCAGCGACAATTCCATTGAACGTTGAAGCGCAAATTACCAAACTAAACGTGCCACCAGCAATCGCTAACCTATCTGCATCTTTCGGTGCAACAATTGGCCAAAATGGTTGTGCGGGTATCTACCCTGCAATGCTAGCAGTAATGGTTGCACCTACGGTTGGAATCAACCCAATGGACATCAACTTCATTCTGTCTCTAATTGCAATTATCACGGTGAGCTCATTCGGTATCGCGGGTGTGGGTGGCGGTGCAACATTCGCAGCACTTATCGTACTGCCAGCGATGGGCCTTCCAGTAACGATTGCAGCACTGCTTATCTCTATCGAGCCTCTCATCGATATGGCTCGTACCGCGCTTAACGTATCAGGTGCAATGACCGCCGGTACAATCACAAGCCGCCTATTAGGTAAGAAAGACAAGCAACAAGACCTGGAACAAGCGAACGCTTAG
- a CDS encoding YdcF family protein — translation MSFIILLLLLLFVGITRLLQWRTTSNFISLVLISSFVLIGSGLIPRYLLDDLQAHYENKPDIQWSDNNAIVLLGAGTQLIKSTQEFEPAFFSYGRISETASQYKDCAKAQTTCKVIISGGDAQNNGVTEAEVYEHQLLRLGVPMADIIQEPNSVNTWKNAQLTSDLMKHHKFDNIVLVSSGLHIRRSELYFNHFGLDVIPVRADYMAAQISWLPLWYNFAVTNFALHEQIGFARYNIYNFMGWNSKREKPGDA, via the coding sequence ATGAGCTTTATTATACTTTTACTTCTTCTGCTATTCGTTGGCATTACACGTTTACTTCAATGGCGAACAACTTCTAATTTTATATCTCTTGTTCTTATATCGTCGTTTGTGTTGATTGGTTCAGGTTTGATCCCTCGTTATTTATTAGACGACCTACAAGCGCATTATGAAAATAAGCCTGATATCCAATGGTCTGACAATAACGCCATTGTTCTTCTGGGTGCAGGAACGCAGCTAATTAAAAGTACGCAAGAATTCGAACCCGCTTTTTTCTCTTATGGCCGAATCAGTGAAACCGCAAGCCAATATAAAGATTGCGCAAAAGCGCAAACCACATGCAAAGTGATCATCAGTGGTGGTGACGCTCAGAATAACGGCGTTACAGAGGCTGAAGTTTATGAACATCAACTGCTTAGGCTTGGTGTTCCAATGGCCGACATCATTCAAGAACCGAACAGCGTGAATACGTGGAAAAATGCACAACTGACCAGCGACCTGATGAAGCATCATAAATTCGACAACATTGTGCTGGTTTCATCTGGCCTGCACATTCGCCGTAGTGAACTCTATTTCAACCACTTCGGGTTGGACGTGATTCCGGTTAGAGCTGATTACATGGCGGCTCAAATCTCATGGCTACCTCTGTGGTACAACTTTGCGGTAACAAACTTTGCTTTGCACGAACAAATCGGGTTTGCTCGTTACAACATCTACAACTTTATGGGTTGGAACAGCAAACGGGAAAAGCCTGGGGATGCTTAA
- a CDS encoding DUF2058 domain-containing protein yields MAKLTLQEQMLKAGLVNEKKLKKAKKGSKKSRVQSREAKAAAEETKLAQQAKDKELNQQLKEQQLSKEIKAQVKQLIEMNKLEQKNGEIKYNFTDGTLVKYLYVEELTQKQLSKGILSIARQGESYVVIPTSVANKIAMRDEESIVDTQAGSTDEVDEDDPYKDFVIPDDLMW; encoded by the coding sequence ATGGCAAAGTTAACACTCCAAGAGCAGATGCTTAAAGCTGGCTTGGTAAATGAGAAAAAATTAAAGAAGGCGAAGAAAGGCTCTAAAAAGTCTCGCGTTCAGTCTCGTGAAGCAAAAGCGGCAGCTGAAGAAACTAAACTGGCGCAGCAAGCGAAAGACAAAGAACTAAACCAACAGTTGAAAGAACAGCAGTTGAGCAAAGAAATTAAAGCTCAAGTGAAGCAACTGATTGAGATGAACAAGCTTGAACAGAAGAACGGTGAGATCAAATACAACTTCACCGACGGTACGCTAGTTAAATACCTTTACGTAGAAGAGCTGACTCAAAAGCAACTAAGTAAAGGCATTCTAAGTATTGCTCGTCAAGGCGAGAGCTATGTTGTTATCCCAACATCAGTAGCAAACAAGATTGCAATGCGTGATGAAGAATCTATTGTTGATACGCAAGCGGGTAGCACAGACGAAGTAGACGAAGATGATCCGTACAAAGACTTTGTGATCCCAGATGATCTAATGTGGTAA
- a CDS encoding aerolysin family beta-barrel pore-forming toxin: MLNVSKTILFSTALSVLPLTAHSKIYSDQIVLDKLGEDVCRSDYRPLTHTEAQEHKTALISRMNVWDIAGLQDDWVIMGSGYHGLIKQGQDSDDTWCYPNHPDAGLPYYQAQAIEEHGNVKVQRALVSDNASFIRPLSYLAHNLGYAWVGGDNGRYVGQDMGIKQLNDGWEIKGNSDGACSGERCNEKTTITVDNFSYSLDSMAFSHGEVSEPEQALINTVSAYAINDSDEPKQIIVDLHFEQSTQWRKTNRFDLSDSVMLKENFTWPQVGKTDVTVVLEQDQRFSDTNNGSRSEPTELQAIITVPANSVLPFRVEFYRSSISYPYRIKANMSYDVSFTGFLRYSGNALSSHPTNRPTISHTFTMGTNSEEQANIRYQWDHRYIPGEMKWWDWSWAINANGLSSMQYAAGASVRPFYTHVTGQFSAESQYSGLIDIGEQHSVGSFDVMTALNNHKIYYAGDIQVVTDFDSETLSQLGFEDAELTINPAQR; encoded by the coding sequence ATGCTTAACGTCAGTAAAACCATTCTATTTAGCACCGCCCTATCGGTACTACCTTTGACGGCTCATTCAAAAATATACTCAGACCAAATTGTCTTAGACAAGCTTGGGGAAGATGTTTGTCGCTCGGACTATCGCCCACTTACTCATACCGAAGCACAAGAACACAAAACAGCGCTTATCTCTCGCATGAACGTTTGGGATATAGCAGGCCTTCAAGACGACTGGGTAATCATGGGCTCAGGCTATCACGGCCTCATTAAACAAGGCCAAGACAGCGACGACACATGGTGCTATCCCAACCACCCAGACGCAGGTTTGCCTTACTATCAAGCGCAAGCCATTGAAGAGCACGGCAACGTTAAGGTTCAACGAGCGTTAGTCAGCGACAATGCTAGCTTTATTCGCCCATTGAGTTACTTAGCACACAACCTGGGTTACGCTTGGGTTGGCGGTGACAACGGACGCTACGTAGGCCAAGACATGGGAATTAAACAGCTTAACGATGGTTGGGAGATAAAGGGCAACAGCGACGGAGCATGTTCTGGCGAACGCTGTAACGAAAAGACAACAATCACAGTCGATAACTTCTCTTACTCGCTTGATAGCATGGCATTCTCGCATGGCGAGGTTAGCGAACCAGAACAAGCTCTGATTAATACAGTGTCGGCTTACGCTATTAATGACAGCGACGAACCGAAGCAGATCATCGTTGACCTTCATTTTGAGCAATCCACCCAGTGGCGCAAAACCAACCGCTTTGACCTCTCAGACTCAGTAATGCTCAAAGAGAACTTTACTTGGCCTCAGGTTGGGAAAACAGATGTAACAGTGGTGCTTGAGCAAGACCAACGTTTCTCTGATACCAACAATGGTTCTCGCTCAGAACCTACAGAGCTACAAGCGATCATCACCGTACCGGCTAATTCTGTTTTGCCCTTTAGAGTCGAGTTTTATCGCTCAAGTATCTCTTACCCGTACCGCATCAAAGCAAACATGAGTTACGACGTCAGTTTCACCGGCTTCTTACGCTATAGCGGTAATGCACTAAGTTCACACCCAACAAACCGACCAACAATCTCACACACCTTCACCATGGGGACTAATAGCGAAGAACAAGCGAACATACGCTATCAATGGGATCACCGTTATATTCCAGGTGAGATGAAATGGTGGGATTGGAGCTGGGCGATTAACGCGAATGGCTTAAGCAGCATGCAATATGCCGCGGGAGCAAGTGTACGTCCCTTCTACACACACGTAACTGGCCAATTCAGTGCTGAGTCTCAATATTCAGGCCTGATCGATATCGGTGAACAGCACTCTGTAGGCTCATTCGATGTGATGACCGCACTGAACAATCATAAAATTTATTATGCAGGCGATATTCAGGTAGTTACTGACTTTGATTCTGAAACCCTTTCGCAACTGGGGTTTGAAGATGCTGAACTAACGATAAACCCAGCACAACGATAA
- a CDS encoding sphingomyelin phosphodiesterase: MKTQWTCLSALLASASFISTTAIADTDVYLTNNTNQVMTIQANHTGTDLLQLGDEWQQHVEKIGPWETKKLISFNRWTGVKSGKTYEFDTVVSNSIGESVTLNQTMKGHWYNSTLQHGLSAADVNLTLHDDRNIHRSTTDAFGINAELALKADPTARYDDIYYTITPQKVDEQPEPDANILKVMTYNIWALPAIASHIGDRYDLIPQYVKGYDVLALQEVFANGRDEFLRELAKEYPYQTKMLDKDGINIYDGGVIIVSRYPIVNEAQYVFPDCTGTDCFADKGVNYAEVIKNGQAYHVFGTHTASFDTDTARDYRQRQFRQMRELAQSLEIPTSETVIYSGDFNVNKLKFPGDYQQMFANLQATEPEYSGYTASTFDPRINNFAGEPMSGGENVEYLDYVVVSSEYAQRAYNNNRVDVPRSTSSELWKHYNLSDHFPVSAVIK, translated from the coding sequence ATGAAAACTCAATGGACTTGCCTGAGTGCATTACTTGCATCAGCTTCATTCATTTCAACCACTGCTATTGCAGATACCGATGTGTATCTGACCAACAACACTAACCAAGTGATGACGATTCAAGCCAACCATACCGGCACCGATCTACTTCAACTTGGCGATGAGTGGCAACAACATGTTGAGAAAATTGGCCCGTGGGAAACGAAGAAGTTGATCAGTTTCAATCGCTGGACTGGTGTGAAATCTGGGAAGACCTATGAGTTTGACACTGTGGTATCGAACTCCATTGGAGAAAGCGTCACGCTCAACCAAACCATGAAAGGGCATTGGTATAACTCGACACTGCAACATGGTCTGAGTGCTGCAGACGTCAACCTAACACTGCATGATGATCGTAATATTCATCGCAGCACAACCGACGCGTTCGGGATCAATGCAGAGCTAGCACTTAAAGCCGATCCTACGGCGCGCTACGATGATATTTACTACACCATCACCCCACAAAAAGTAGATGAGCAACCCGAACCAGACGCCAATATACTGAAAGTGATGACCTACAATATTTGGGCTCTACCGGCTATCGCTTCGCATATCGGTGATCGTTATGATCTCATCCCTCAATACGTTAAGGGCTACGACGTGTTAGCGCTTCAAGAAGTGTTTGCCAACGGACGAGATGAGTTCCTGCGTGAACTGGCAAAAGAGTACCCATACCAAACTAAAATGCTCGATAAGGATGGTATCAACATCTATGACGGCGGCGTGATCATTGTGAGCCGCTACCCTATCGTCAACGAAGCGCAATACGTGTTCCCTGATTGTACGGGCACAGATTGTTTTGCTGATAAAGGCGTGAATTACGCTGAGGTCATCAAAAATGGTCAGGCTTACCATGTGTTTGGTACGCACACCGCCTCGTTCGACACGGACACGGCGCGTGATTATCGTCAGCGTCAATTTAGACAGATGCGTGAACTCGCTCAATCACTGGAAATACCAACCTCAGAAACGGTGATTTACAGCGGTGATTTCAACGTGAACAAGCTTAAGTTCCCTGGCGACTACCAACAGATGTTCGCTAACCTACAGGCCACTGAGCCCGAGTATTCAGGTTATACCGCTTCAACTTTTGATCCTCGCATCAATAACTTTGCTGGAGAACCAATGTCTGGCGGGGAAAACGTTGAATATCTCGATTACGTGGTGGTGAGTTCGGAGTACGCACAGAGAGCTTACAACAATAACCGCGTTGATGTGCCTCGCTCGACCAGCAGTGAATTATGGAAGCACTACAACCTTTCAGATCACTTCCCTGTTAGTGCTGTGATCAAGTAA